A region of Bicyclus anynana chromosome 15, ilBicAnyn1.1, whole genome shotgun sequence DNA encodes the following proteins:
- the LOC112044722 gene encoding mismatch repair endonuclease PMS2, whose amino-acid sequence MVDINDLSTVEISSIKPINKDSVHKICSGQVVLSLAVAVKELVENSLDAGSTNIDIRFKNYGLDLIEVSDNGSGVTEDNFAALTLKYHTSKLSDYGDLLGVSSFGFRGEALSSLCALADLTITTRHKNSEYATKIEYDHKGNITSRQPCSRQIGTTVTLTNLFCSLPVRQKEFSKNAKREFNKMTNLLYAYCLISTGVRITCSNQTSSNSKSVVVATQGSMSFKDNIACIFGIKQLQSILEIKSECVSNIKDNILKGLSGEVKENQESINIEDVEIDLSEDSNDADNVINNSQESVTSSQRSQGYKNLPDPVKLIGFISSCAHGSGRSSTDRQFFYVNSRPCEPTKVIKLINEIYRQYNPHQYPFVFLNVNVDRISVDVNVTPDKRKLFLTKEKAVLDVLKHSLLKMFENIPKTLKVEHCANNTSQKVEPELSQPRIFQSFIKQFGNKTNSSIDKEPLEKSELKRKSTSNLDSFVAIKKSHTSKMIPESEVIADSEDSETEIIFEHSDKGDMDIEAIDNNVSSNKLLKKENTQSKRDILYLENTDELPNTQIRNITDVVFEKSHTIRCRPKDIQLKTPKTKTQKIVTDKEELGKRTKKIVNLKTSLDHVKALMDIYSKKKDKSQPDRIKFRSAINPVFNKKCEEELSREISKESFKQMIVIGQFNLGFIITRLHDDLFIIDQHATDEIYNFETLQKTTELTSQKLVIPQQLELTGVNEQILMDNLEIFKKNGFTFKIDEQALPTKRVKLLTIPMSKNWMFGKEDIEELLFMLRENQSEYCRPSRVRAMFASRACRKSVMIGTALSKADMQILVEHMAEIDKPWNCPHGRPTIRHLVNLAMVETSENGN is encoded by the exons cattAAAATACCACACATCCAAGTTAAGTGACTATGGCGACTTACTTGGAGTGTCAAGCTTTGGCTTTCGAGGAGAAGCTTTAAGCTCCTTATGTGCATTGGCTGACCTTACTATTACAACTAGACATAAAAACAGTGAATATG CAACAAAAATTGAATATGATCATAAAGGAAATATCACTAGTAGGCAGCCATGTTCAAGACAAATTGGGACTACTGTAACATTGACAAATCTGTTCTGTTCACTCCCAGTGCGTCAAAAAGAGTTCAGCAAAAATGCTAAGAGAGAGTTTAATAAAATGACTAACTTACTATACGCATATTGCTTAATATCTACTGGAGTTAG aatAACATGTAGTAACCAAACAAGTTCCAATTCAAAGTCTGTAGTAGTGGCAACTCAAGGTTCAATGTCATTTAAAGATAATATTGCTTGTATATTTGGTATAAAACAGTTACAAAGTATCCTCGAGATTAAGTCAGAATGTGTCTCAAATATAAAAGACAACATATTGAAAGGTTTATCAGGTGAAGTAAAGGAAAATCAGGAATCAATAAATATAGAAGATGTGGAAATTGATCTGTCTGAAGACTCCAATGATGCAgataatgttattaataattccCAAGAATCTGTAACTAGTTCACAAAGATCGCAAGGCTATAAAAACCTACCAGACCCTGTAAAACTTATTGGTTTTATATCTTCGTGTGCCCATGGCAGTGGTAGATCGAgcacagacagacaatttttttatgtaaactcTAGGCCTTGTGAACCAACTAAAGTTATAAAGTtgattaatgaaatatatagaCAGTATAATCCCCACCAATACCCATTTGTATTTCTAAATGTTAATGTTGATAGAATTTCTGTAGATGTTAATGTTACTCCAGATAAACGAAAGTTATTTCTAACTAAAGAAAAAGCTGTATTGGATGTTCTTAAACATTCTTTGTTGAAGATGtttgaaaacataccaaaaacattaaaagtagAGCATTGTGCTAATAATACTTCTCAAAAAGTAGAACCTGAGCTAAGTCAACCTAGGATTTTTCAATCTTTTATTAAACAGTTCGGTAATAAAACAAACTCATCCATTGATAAGGAACCACTTGAAAAATCAGAATTAAAGAGAAAATCTACATCAAACTTAGACAGTTTTGTAGCTATTAAAAAAAGCCATACATCTAAAATGATACCAGAATCTGAAGTCATTGCTGACAGTGAAGATTCTGAAACAGAAATCATTTTTGAACATTCTGATAAAGGTGACATGGATATTGAAGCAATAGATAATAATGTTTCCtctaataaattacttaaaaaagaaaacacgcAATCTAAGagagatatattatatctaGAGAATACAGACGAACTCCCAAATActcaaataagaaatataactgatgtagtttttgaaaaatcacATACTATACGTTGTAGGCCCAAAGACATCCAGCTAAAAACGCCTAAGACAAAAACACAGAAAATTGTGACAGATAAGGAAGAATTAGGGAAAAGaactaaaaaaatagtgaatttgAAAACATCTTTAGATCATGTGAAAGCTTTAATGGATATCTACAGTAAGAAAAAGGATAAATCGCAACCTGATAGAATAAAATTTAGATCTGCAATAAATCCTGTATTTAATAAGAAGTGTGAAGAAGAATTGAGCAGAGAAATATCTAAAGAGTCTTTTAAGCAAATGATTGTTATAGGTCAATTTAATTTAGGTTTTATAATTACACGTCTACACGACGATCTCTTTATAATCGACCAACATGCCACTgatgaaatttataattttgaaacttTGCAGAAAACAACGGAATTAACAAGTCAAAAACTTGTAAT tccACAGCAACTAGAACTTACAGGAGTAAATGAACAAATACTAATGGATAACCTtgagatttttaaaaagaatggTTTCACATTTAAAATAGATGAACAAGCACTACCAACTAAAAGAGTAAAGCTTCTAACAATACCTATGTCTAAAAATTGGATGTTTGGTAAGGAGGACATAGAAGAACTTCTTTTTATGTTAAGA GAAAACCAATCAGAATATTGCCGGCCAAGCAGAGTCAGGGCAATGTTTGCATCACGAGCATGCAGGAAATCTGTAATGATCGGAACAGCTTTAAGTAAGGCGGATATGCAGATACTGGTTGAACACATGGCTGAAATTGATAAACCATGG aATTGTCCCCATGGAAGACCTACAATACGACATCTTGTTAATCTGGCAATGGTTGAAACTAGTGAAAatggaaattaa
- the LOC112044704 gene encoding pentatricopeptide repeat-containing protein 1, mitochondrial, with product MAFRCIHFIRNIRCSSAITLRRTLMSTSASKENKLVEKVTKEYKTENNITYLEDPDSFGTLAGRTPISDTLEDEGDVKEEQYLQNKPLNSQKLTIKQYADLIKQYLEHKRIKEAIDILEIRMLKVDRVKPENYIYNILIGACAEVGYTKKAFKLFNDMKRRGLKPTGDTYTCLFEACIYSPWTKDGLKLATHLRNHMTEKGIEPNLTNYNVMIKAFGRCSDIPTAFKIVDEMISKKIKIRVHTFNHLMQVCISDKEYGLKHALIVWRKMLKMREKPNVYSFNLMLKCVKDCNLGSKEDLMEVISLIQEHMALLNMKPQIRDSANALPQTENEYRSNTEIQSISANTNENINDKTDAIVSTLQSTDLALVNKDNTSLEIIENYKRPEQNVQKRCTPNLLSKFVFIDQILGVQEVNTPKDKFAIIGGQEDFLKEMEVYSVSPDIKTFTQMLPLIEDSSEAENKLIETMQTLNVKTDIDFYNMLIKRRCFRQDFDSALEVREMIEKENKRRKTHPLNKKHKIKINVMTYGVLALGCKTKEKAESLLNEMHENQFKVNIEIMGTLLKNATLQMQFGYILFIIERVKKENLRVNDAFIKHLEIFNERCLKIIEKNENKNRVSPVFVAAYKRFSGLYNNWLKDINVEEALKPEHPWKQFMEPHPTPVQRESFKIVEPKKFYRRNRKFVRYSPKL from the exons ATGGCCTTTCGCTGTATACATTTCATTAGGAATATCAGATGTAGTAGCGCAATTACGTTGCGCCGCACTTTAATGTCAACATCGGCCTCAAAGGAAAATAAATTGGTTGAAAAAGTGACTAAAGAATACAAAACTGAGAACAATATCACCTACTTGGAAGATCCAGATTCTTTTGGAACTCTCGCTGGTAGAACACCTATTTCAGATACATTGGAAGATGAGGGGGATGTGAAAGAGGagcaatatttacaaaacaaaccACTAAACTCTCAGAAACTGACAATCAAGCAATATGCTGATTTGATAAAGCAATATTTAGAACATAAGAGAATAAAAGAAGCAATTGATATCCTAGAAATAAGAATGCTGAAGGTTGACAGAGTTAAACCGGAGAACTATATTTATAACATACTTATTGGTGCTTGTGCTGAGGTGGGGTACACGAAAAAAGCTTTTAAACTGTTTAATGACATGAAGAGAAGGGGATTGAAACCAACAGGTGATACTTATACTTGTCTATTTGAAGCTTGTATTTACAGCCCGTGGACTAAAGATGGTTTAAAACTGGCTACTCACCTGAGGAATCATATGACTGAAAAGGGCATTGAACCTAATCTGACAAATTATAATGTAATGATCAAAGCATTTGGAAGATGCTCAGATATACCCACAGCTTTCAAGATTGTAGACGAAatgatttctaaaaaaataaaaattagagtCCACACTTTTAACCACTTGATGCAAGTCTGTATTTCAGACAAAGAATATGGTCTAAAACATGCTCTTATTGTGTGGaggaaaatgttgaaaatgaGAGAGAAACCAAATGTTTACTCTTTTAATCTAATGCTAAAGTGTGTCAAAGATTGTAATTTAGGTTCAAAGGAGGATTTGATGGAAGTTATTAGCTTGATACAGGAGCACATGGCCTTATTGAATATGAAACCTCAAATTAGGGATTCTGCAAATGCTCTACCACAAACAGAAAATGAATATAGGAGTAACACAGAGATACAAAGTATTTCAGCAAACACTAATGAAAATATCAATGATAAAACAGATGCCATTGTTAGCACACTACAAAGTACAGATTTAGCTTTAGTTAATAAAGATAATACTAGTTtagaaataattgaaaattacaaaagaCCAGAACAAAATGTACAAAAGAGATGTACACCTAACCTGCTCTCcaaatttgtatttattgatCAAATATTAGGTGTACAGGAAGTTAATACTCCAAAAGACAAGTTTGCCATAATAGGAGGTCAAGAAGATTTTCTAAAAGAAATGGAGGTGTATTCTGTCTCACCAGATATAAAGACATTCACACAAATGCTGCCCTTAATAGAAGATAGTTCTGAAGctgaaaataaactaattgaaACTATGCAAACATTAAATGTTAAAACTGATATAGATTTTTACAATATGTTAATTAAAAGGAGATGCTTTAGGCAAGATTTTGATAGTGCTTTA GAGGTTAGAGAAATGATTGAGAAGGAAAATAAGCGACGCAAAACACATCCTTTGAACaagaaacacaaaataaaaatcaatgtcaTGACTTATGGTGTTCTTGCCTTAGGGTGCAAGACTAAGGAAAAAGCTGAATCTCTCCTCAATGAAATGCATGAAAACCAATTCAA GgttaatatagaaataatggGTACCTTACTGAAAAATGCCACTCTCCAAATGCAGTTtggttatattttgtttataattgaaagagtaaaaaaagaaaacctgaGAGTAAATGATGCATTTATAAAACATCTAGAGATTTTTAACGAGCGATgccttaaaattattgaaaag aatgaaaacaaaaatagagTAAGTCCAGTCTTTGTAGCTGCTTATAAAAGATTTAGCGGCTTATATAATAACTGGTTAAAAGATATCAATGTGGAAGAAGCATTAAAACCTGAACATCCATGGAAGCAATTTATGGAACCACATCCAACTCCAGTGCAAAGGGAAAGCTTCAAAATTGTAGAGCCCAAGAAGTTCTATAGAAGAAATCGTAAATTTGTTCGATACAGtccaaaattataa
- the LOC112044723 gene encoding glutamate-rich WD repeat-containing protein 1 — protein MSNENEEQMEGSSSDDESMDEEGSNDEGTGPKTYLPGQPLQEDEHLICDQSAYVMLHQAQTGAPCLSFDIITDNLGNDRHEFPMTAYLVAGTQASSAHLNNVLVVKMSNLHPTSKGEDDDEESDEDAEDDEEEDEEKKPQMTFSFIKHQGCVNRIRATNLKNSVIAASWSELGNVDIWNITQQLQAVDEPTLLERYNLDIVNNPIKPLYSFSGHQQEGFGIDWCPTEQGVLATGDCRRDIHIWKPNEGGTWTVDQRPLVGHTSSIEDIQWSPNERNVLATCSVDRTIRIWDTRAAPHKACMLVAENAHEKDINVISWNGKEPFIASGGDDGFLHIWDLRQFPTSTPVGTFKHHTAPITSVEWHWTEPSVLASAGEDNQVALWDLAVERDDEEVVDEELKNLPPQLLFIHQGQTDIKELHWHKQIPGVILTTANNGFNIFKTISV, from the exons ATGTCCAACGAAAACGAAGAACAAATGGAGGGCAGTTCGTCTGATGACGAGAGCATGGATGAAGAAGGGAGTAATGATGAAGGAACTGGACCTAAGACTTATCTTCCTGGTCAGCCGTTACAAGAGGATGAGCATTTGATTTGCGACCAATCGGCTTATGTGATGCTCCATCAGGCGCAAACTGGTGCTCCATGCTTAAGTTTCGATATAATAACCGACAATTTGGGTAACGACAGACATGAGTTTCCGATGACCGCATACTTAGTTGCGGGAACACAGGCGTCCAGTGCTCATCTAAACAA TGTTTTAGTAGTCAAGATGTCAAACCTGCATCCTACATCAAAGggtgaagatgatgatgaggagTCTGATGAAGATGCAGAAGATGATGAAGAGGAAGATGAAGAAAAGAAGCCACAAATGACATTCTCATTCATCAAACATCAGGGATGTGTTAATAGGATCAGG GCTACAAATCTTAAAAACTCTGTAATTGCAGCAAGTTGGTCGGAACTGGGCAATGTTGACATATGGAATATAACACAACAGTTACAAGCTGTGGATGAGCCAACTTTGCTTGAGCGGTACAATTTGGACATAGTGAACAACCCCATAAAACCTTTATACTCTTTCAGTGGGCATCAGCAAGAGGGATTTGGCATAGATTGGTGCCCTACAGAACAaggt gtGTTAGCTACTGGTGATTGTAGAAGAGACATTCATATATGGAAACCTAACGAAGGTGGCACTTGGACAGTGGATCAGCGTCCTTTAGTTGGGCATACAAGTTCTATTGAAGACATCCAGTGGTCACCCAATGAGAG GAATGTTTTAGCAACGTGTTCTGTTGACCGAACAATTAGGATATGGGATACTAGAGCAGCACCACACAAGGCTTGCATGTTAGTAGCTGAAAATGCTCATGAGAAAGACATCAATGTAATATCCTGGAATGGCAAAGAGCCATTTATTGCCAGTG GTGGTGATGATGGCTTCCTGCATATATGGGATTTACGACAATTCCCAACCAGTACTCCAGTAGGCACTTTCAAACATCATACAGCACCCATCACATCAGTGGAGTGGCATTGGACTGAACCCAGTGTGCTGGCTTCAGCTGGGGAAGACAACCAGGTAGCACTCTGGGACTTGGCAGTTGAGCGAGATGATGAGGAGGTTGTGGACGAAGAACTAAAG aATCTGCCTCCCCAACTGTTGTTCATTCATCAAGGGCAAACTGATATTAAAGAGCTTCATTGGCATAAACAAATTCCAGGCGTTATTTTAACGACTGCAAATAATggttttaatatattcaaaactattagtgtataa